The DNA segment CCACGAGAGCAAGCCTGCGCGAGAAGAAACGCGCCAGCCTGGAGCGACGGACATACTTAAAGGCATATACGAGCTTGTCTAAAGGATGGGTGAATCTGGCCCAGGCGCGGACGCGCGCAAGCGCGAGCGGCTTGCGAACGCACTCGGCGCAGATATAGGAGCGGCGCTTGCGTGAAACCGGCCTGCCGCAGAGCTGGCAGAAACCCCGCTCGATTGGCTGGATCAAAGCAAGGCAATTATCGCAAACAGGGGCACCGTCTGTATCCTCCTCGCAAACCAGACAGACGGACGGAAAGAAGAACTCCGCAACCGCCACCCGTAACACCCGTATCCCAAACAACACGCCCCTTAGGGCCTGCGTTCCCTTCATCGGCTTCCCCCTATCTTCGGCGAGAAGCTTTCTTGGACTTCTTGGATTTCTTTGACCTCCCTTGTTCCTTCTTGCGTCTGGCTTCTGCCATCTTTTTGCGCTCGGCAGCAACCCACTGCGGGGTGGGCACCTTCTCCTGAGTCCGACCGAAGTAAATGGCTAAACCAACTCCTACAATCACAAGACCGATGGCGATCCAGTTGTTCGTCCGCAGGTTAAGGGTATCCTCGTAGTAGCGCAGGAAGTTTACCCCGAAGCGAAAAGCGCCAAGCCCTGCGAGGAATATGGCAAAAAGCTGTCCCTTACGAAGCCTCACAAGCCTCATAAGGAGAAACAGGATAACGAAGAGTAAAATCCCACCGCCTGACTGGAAAAGCTGGGTAGGCCAGATCGAGTGGCCAGGACCGAAGATCGAGGAGGCAAAGGAATGCTCCGGGAACGTAACACCGCAGACGTCGGTGGGTTGACCGAAACAGCAGCCGTTGAGGAAACAACCTATGCGGCCGATCCCCTCGCCTAAGGCGATTACCGGAGCGATTGCGTCCAGCAAGGGAAGCACGGGTATCTTCTTTACACGGAGATATATAAGACCGGCTGCAAGGGCAAGGATGAAGCCACCGTAGTAGACCGCTCCACCTTCCCAGATCTTAAAGATGGCAGCAGGGTTATCTGCAAACTCCGGCCAGTGCATAAATACATAAGCAAGACGTGCTCCTATCACAACGCCGATTATTACCCAGAACGCAAAGTCACTCACCACTGCAGGATCTATAAGGGTGCGGCGTTTCAGGATAAGCCAGAGAAGAATTATCCCTACAACGAAAGCCAGCAAAAGCATCAAGCTGTAGGTGCGGATTTGAAAACCAGCTATCTGGAAAAGGACAGGATACATGACGCTATCCTAGGGAAAAACCTGGTGAAGTCAAGTAAAGCTCAGGAGGAGGGAGGTGGAGGGATAACCTGCAGCGGGATCGGCATAACGGTGAGCACGAGGATAATGAATGCTGCAACGGCGATTAGGATATCCGAGGCCTTTAGAGGGGTAATCTCGTCCTCTGCGGGTGGGTGCCTGAATCCGATAAGAAGGGTTATTGCAGCCCACACTAGCCACACCGAGAGCTGCCTGAATCTTACATATGTCCCGACAACGACTGCAGCCATAAGGCCATAGGTTACGAGTGCCAGCCAGATACGCTTGCGGCCTAAGAGGCCGTAGGCGATGTGCCCTCCGTCAAGCTGGGAGAGCGGCAGAAGGTTAAGAGAGGTAACGAGGAACCCCAGCCACCCTGCGGTCACCAAGGGGTTCATAACCACCTCCTGGCCGGGTTCAAGCGGCCCTTTGATAAGCCACACCAGGAACTTAAAGATAAGCGGCTCCCCGAACTCCAAGGTTCCGGGCTGCATCACATCAACACTGGCAAGCATTATGCCCACTGCGGTGACCGGTATCGCTATCAGGAATCCAACGATAGGCCCTGCCGTACCTATACGGATAAGCGTCCGGCGGTTCGGGGTAAGTCCCATTCGGATCACCGCACCCATGGTTCCGAAGAGAGGAAGGAAGGGGATAAAGAAGGGCGGGGTAGCCTGCACACCGTAATGGCGGCAGGTAAGGTAGTGACCAAGCTCATGGCTGCCCAGTATAAGTATCAGGGCCAACGAATACGGCAGTCCCTTTAACAACATCAAAGGATTGGTAAGCACCATCCAGATGAGCCTCCAGAAGCTAAATCCCTCAGGGATGCTCTCCAGGGCCATGAGGGCACCCCCAACTGTAGTGGTGATCAGTGTGATCCCCAGAAGTAACCAGTTAAGCCAGTGGCGCTGACGTAGCTTGCGGAGCGAAAAAAGACCCACCTTCAAGCGGTGAGGTGCAGTCTGTGATCCCTTGTTCGGCTCAAAGAATGGGGTGTAGCCCGCTTCTTTGAAGATCGAACGGATCGTATCAATGTTCTCGGTTTGAGGTTCATAAATCTGCCCCTCCAGGATGATGAATCGCACACCAGACTTCACTTCACCGATGCGCATGTAAGGCTCGATCCTTGAGATAAGTTCAGCTACACTCATATCAGGAGTAACTATAGTGAGTTCAAAGCCCTGGTCAAGCCAGGAGACATCGAGTGGATCCCAAGATCTTCAATCCCCAAAGGCCTCGTAGATACCTTTAAGCTGGTCATCAGAGAGTCCGCACTCCTTGCTACTATCCCCGAGAAGAAGAGCGATCCGTGCAGCCTTCTCCGCAACCTCTACAAGATCAAGTGTACATGAAAGGTTCGCGCCGGTTGCCACCAGCCCGTGCCCTCGCCAGATTACGCCACAGACACGCCGGATAGCCTCTACAGTTGCGGCGCCAAGTTCATCGCTGCCAAGGGTTATGTAATCGAGGACCTCCAGGTTGTCATGTAATAGAAGAGCCGCTTCAGGGAACATACGAATAAGGGTATCGCGGAGCTCAGCCTTGTCCTTAACAAGATGAGTTAAAGCGATGAGGAAGGTTGGATGGGTATGAAGTAACGCATGATGATCAGAGCGTTCCTTGACGAGTAGGGCGTGCACCGCAAGGTGGGTGGGAAACTCGCTCGTTACTTCTCCTCCTTCGCTTTCTGCGAGGAAAGAGCTGCCGGAATCCACGATCCCCACAAGACACAGGTTCTCTAAAGGATTCTCGGCCAAATCCCGCATCCTGCTGCCGGTGGTGGTGAGCAGAAGCGAGTGCCCCTCAAGTTCAGGCCTTGGGATGTTCAAAGGAAACCTCTCCCCTATGGGATCAAAGGAGGTCTCCAACCTAAGGGAGAGGTTGCCGCCATTGGCTTCGGCCCAGCCGCGCTCGGCCAGAAGCCCGGCAACCCTGCAAATCTCAGCCTCATGCTTGCTTAGAGCCTTTCTGAGTGCCATATCCTTTCTATCCTAACGCTAAGTGGAAGAATGTCAAGATCATAAACGCCCTTCCCTGGGCGCTGCTTGAGCTCAGACAGCAGAGCCCAAGCATATCTGCTATCCGCTTGAATAAAATGGAGGGTGGCTGCCGAGGAAACCTCAGCAGCCACCGGATAAGTATGGGAGGAGGGCGTAATTCCTTCCGTTTTCACCTCTCTTCTTTCTCTTTACTAGTTTGAAGATAGCGAGAATAACTCGATCGTCAATAGGCAAAATACCCTACCTTCTTTTCTAGGGTAAAATCCTGAGGTAAAGAACACTTGTCTTTCTTAAAAACAACAACTAATTTATGTTATATATACCATTTATGATTTTCCTGAGAGCTGGATAGTGGCGAGCAGTAAGACCCACGCAGACCAAAAAGGGGCTTTGAAAAGAGCAATGACGTGCTGAAGATTCCCTTCAAGGTAGAATGTCAAGCACATACAATCCATTCTTAACACGAAAACATAAGCATCCCAGTCTCCTTGACATAAGAGATGCCAAGCGTAAACTTCTTGTAAACCCTGGAGGTCATGATGTGGATTTATTGCGAAAATGACATCGAGATCGAGTGCGAGAGCATTGAGAAGTGGGAAGAAAACCCTTCATTCCTCAGGTTAAAACAATGCACGATCCGTAAGAAGATAACATCCAGGAAGGGGATCGCCGAGATCATACTGAACCCGAATCAGATTATAGCCATCGGAAAAGAAAAACTCGACTGGCATGAACTTCAGCGTATAAGGTAGATCGTTGAAGGCTTAAGCCTACAGTAACCTGCAGCAAACCCGTGACACCTTACCTTGATGTGGAAGCTCGGGAATGGGGTCGAGCTGCCCAGGTGAGGAAGGCAGCTGTAAGAAATCGGCATCACCGGAGAGGCTGTGGGTCTTGACAATACACTCTGAGTCGCTAAACTTATTGTTATACTTAAGTGATAGAGATTCGGAAGGCTGAGGTTTGCCTTTCGGCAAAATAGTTGGATGTAAACGATTTCATCCTAGGAGGAATCTTGAAGAGTTCGAGAGTCAGGTTTCTTGCTCCTGGCGTGCTTATACTGCTTGTTTTCATAGGTCTACTTCACGCCGAGCCAGTCGGCCCCGAGATCGCTGCAAAGGTGACCGAAACCCAAATTGAAACCATAAGCCAGCGTCTGGCGAAAGCGGATTATCTCGGCGCGAGTTATGCTTTATCCGTAAACACCATGAGACCCCTCTACACAGAGGATAAAGAAGGGTTGCTCGCTTACGTCTTCGAACTCAAGCCACAGGGTTTTATTGTAGTAACGGCGAACACCGATCTTGTGCCGGTTATCGCTTACTCTAACAACAGCTCCTTCCCCTGGGATGAGGATCCATTAAATCTCCTGCTGCACATGTTAAGAGAAGACCTCAGGATGCGTATGGCGGCACTGGAGATATTACCTGAGAGTGTGAAGGTTCGCTACAATACCCAATGGGGAAACTACCTTTCCGGAAACTTAACATTGCTTGCCCCAGGAGACTCCTGGCCGCCTGAAGGACAAACCTG comes from the candidate division TA06 bacterium B3_TA06 genome and includes:
- the lgt gene encoding prolipoprotein diacylglyceryl transferase; translated protein: MYPVLFQIAGFQIRTYSLMLLLAFVVGIILLWLILKRRTLIDPAVVSDFAFWVIIGVVIGARLAYVFMHWPEFADNPAAIFKIWEGGAVYYGGFILALAAGLIYLRVKKIPVLPLLDAIAPVIALGEGIGRIGCFLNGCCFGQPTDVCGVTFPEHSFASSIFGPGHSIWPTQLFQSGGGILLFVILFLLMRLVRLRKGQLFAIFLAGLGAFRFGVNFLRYYEDTLNLRTNNWIAIGLVIVGVGLAIYFGRTQEKVPTPQWVAAERKKMAEARRKKEQGRSKKSKKSKKASRRR
- a CDS encoding rhamnulose-1-phosphate aldolase, with amino-acid sequence MALRKALSKHEAEICRVAGLLAERGWAEANGGNLSLRLETSFDPIGERFPLNIPRPELEGHSLLLTTTGSRMRDLAENPLENLCLVGIVDSGSSFLAESEGGEVTSEFPTHLAVHALLVKERSDHHALLHTHPTFLIALTHLVKDKAELRDTLIRMFPEAALLLHDNLEVLDYITLGSDELGAATVEAIRRVCGVIWRGHGLVATGANLSCTLDLVEVAEKAARIALLLGDSSKECGLSDDQLKGIYEAFGD